The Drosophila gunungcola strain Sukarami chromosome 3L unlocalized genomic scaffold, Dgunungcola_SK_2 000003F, whole genome shotgun sequence region ttattttatttaaaacagtgTCTTTAAAGATAACTtaactattatttaattaaattagacaTTGTGgttcaatttaaacatttttgcctATAGTTTTGCGAATTTGGTCGACAATATCTGACAGGGCTAACAAAGGCAGACAGAAGCTACAGAAAGCCCAGAAACCTTAGCCAAGTGGTAGCCAAAGTGGGTGATGATTTCCGCTCTTAGCTTTGCGTAATTCGATATGCAACCGGgggcaaaatacaaaaataaaaataaaagagagagagatggGGTAGGCCAACACAATGGGCTAAAAAGTGTGTCACATGCAAATGCAGGCAACGTTTGGAAAATCTTTTGGAATTTGATGCCATAAACGTAACAATTACAGATATCAGGCACATAAAGATAGTGtgagtttgtgtgtgtggcaaGAAAAAAGGGGGGGTTGAGGTGCCCCCTTTTATGGCTTTTCAGCCACTTCAAGTTCAGTTGCATTTACGACGCGTTCAGGTTTTGGTTACGAATACGAGTACGGGTTCCCATCTCCCATCTCCCATCGCCATGCATAATTCAACAGAATGTTTGCCACACAAACTACGGACATACCATCGAgtgcaaatacaaatacagatacagataacTGCTGCTTCTGCTACCTACCTTTATATCTACCTGTCTGCCTCGAAAGTGCTCCCCAACTCCGAATTCCCCAGTCCAAAAACACAGTCTCTGGGCATATCCCCATCTTAACCATCGTTGATTATCATCCTCGGCTCacacacttaaaaaaaagcttataaTACGTTGTACTCTTTTATGCTTGTATGTAATGAAAAGTGGGATTGCAAAATAACTATCTTGGTATTATTCTGATGATAAGAAGTAGTAATTTAGGTTCAAAATTAACTCTTTAAGGTTTATTTACCAAggttcaataaaaatatttaatcatatttcttcattacaaaataaaacaatcaaaagtaatcctttataaattatttatttctaaatttttttttggaaatttatcaaatatttaattaaactctTTATCTTGATGCAAAAGATTAATTGCTTTGATTTTCTTAAACCGGACAAGCTGTAATTTTCTAAACCATTATTTAATCTAAAATGTATAATCTACATTGTTAATCTGTTGAATAAGATCTAGAGTTTCTCTGCGTGGAGAACAGAGAACTCTGGGCATGCGAGATACACACCAGATTCTCATCACAGGAGGCCGTGTGAGAATGTTTggttatttctttattttttatggccaTTACCATTACTTGCGTGGCTTGCAGCTCGCTAGTCGCCCCTTCCCGACGACACTAATGAAGCTGccattccatttccatttccacttccCCTTCCTATATGTTATATACTATTTGGATAGGTACTACACTGTATACTGTACACTGTATATGTGCAGCACCAAAAGGTCTCCGGACTCTATGACAAATGACGTTTTGCCGCACAAATTGATAAGTACCGTTGGGGAGTGAAGTTCGAGTAGTGAATGTCAACGCCTTTGCTCCGTGGATCGCTATGTGATTGTGATTACTTGTCATCGTTGGATGTTGCCGGTTAACTGTTGCAGCTAACCAAGTGAGCCAAGTTGGCAACAGTTGCCGTTGGCAGTGGCGCGTGTGTAGTCACAAATGAGACACATTTGTGCTTAATGTGTAGAAAGGTAGCTGAGAAAGGCAGGTGCGTAGCCACAGGGGAATTTCCAGGGGCTCACTGCTTTTATAGTAACTTATTATCAGACGAGACAATTATGTGCTTAAACGTTCATCACGTAGCATTATAATTTCGTATAGGAAAAGTTTTGACTGTCTTAACTAGATCTAGTTTCTACATTTCGTggtaaatgtgtttttttgacattaacatatatttgAGAGATTGAAAAGATTATTAGACAATTATGATCAACAATAAGAAAGGTATATTAAGGCtaagctttattttaatatacagtggCATAGATGTACAAATAAGTTATAAGAAAGATaactaaattatattaaacttCTTTAATTATTCTACTAGTTGTCTCTAAAACATTAAACCCATGAgaataaaaagtataaaagaaaccaaaagcagagtataagtttaatttgtaatattctACTTTTAATAGTATTTAATACATTAAAGACATGCGCTTAATAAtagaaactaaaaatataatttcaacaaattgaaattttaccAAGAAACAtagtttctttttaaatatttacagcaTTTATACTTATAAAGAATCACAACCATTAAGAGCTCAAAATCGTTAAGGTTTCCCCTTTTCTACTTCCCTGCTGATATTGCCTTCAATATACAAACATATAAATCCATTTGCTGCACTTGTTGCAATGACAGGCATTTTGTCGTCTGAcaattggttttgtttttttttttgtttggagTACGAAATATCCGGCATATGCCGCCTGCTGAGTTTCGCTAAATTGAGTTGTGCAAAGTACTcgtattgttttgatttcggTGGATCTCTTCGGGGGCCTGATTTCTGCATTCATATTCATACGAGCAGTACAAAAGCGCATAAAGTTGGCGTGCGAAATTCACAAACATGTGGAATTTTGCTAACTCAGTGGTTGTTGTGTGTGGGATTTGGGAAAgtgtattttgtgttttatggTTTGGACATAATGTACActttaattgctttttgtttggaaacACTCGAGTGAATTCATTTGAACTTTTGGCTTTGCTTTGGATGTATCAAAAATTACCCAAAAACGTTAATTAGAAGTTTACAAACAGGTATTGCTTTACAATGtagtaatttgttttattaagagaaaatttatttaaatgaactaATGTTTGAACGGGTTTAGTCTAATAAAATGCTGTTACACTTCCCCCaatcaaagaaatttatttaactaaattttttataattttggagattataatatataaaaaggtCCGCTTACCtattctaaataaataaatagtattaaatttaaaaacacgcTTTTCCTCGTAGTCTTTcaaaaaccctatttaaatgactaaatacaaattatttattaaaaagctattaaaacacaaaaagtaaatcattgaaataactttaaacaaacaaaattatctaCATTACACAAAAAATGAATCAAATTTTATCAAGGTGGCCGATCACTCCAACCAGATGCAATCAAAACCATCACAGCagggaatttatttttaattaaaataaaaaagcgcTGAGAACCTTTTTAACGCCGACAAAGCCCATCTAACGGTGAAAAAGAAGGGGACCCCGAAACAATAAAAGatacttttttactttcatCGCCGCTCCAGATGAGCTGAAAATTGTTCACAGTCCATTTCGTGCGATTCGCGATCATCTTAATGCGGGCATAAGCAAAGTTCGCAGattcaaatattcaaattgcCGCTGTGCCAGTTTCCTGGGGCCAATTACTCTCGGAACTTAGCCCATCTGAACTCGGATAATTACTAGAGGAAAGTCTCACAAATCCATGAGATGCTCGAATTAATTTCTTTGTCGTAATGGATCCACTAACCGAAATATCATCATAATTGCGGGTATTATATTCGAACCAAAATCCATTATCCATTAACCTTTGGATCCAACCGTTAATAATCGAATGAGCCAACTAttgaatgtttttgttttcttttgtttggcttttacAACGTTTTTCAAcagtttgtttaaattatgccGTAAAATTTTGAGCACTGCGCATGTGTAAGAGCCCTCTTCCCCCATTTCCCCTGCATTTGGGCTTGGGTGACTGCAGCACGCAACAGTTGACTTTCACCAGCCAGCTGAGAGGCAACCGCGTCTGTGGATTTATTTCCAGCATTTCCAGCATGTCGTGCAGGTTACCCCGCCACCTgaccctcctcctcctcctccacctcctcctcctgctgcttAACCATCTTAATTGCTCATTGACAACTGGCGGCTGGAGGAACTCCTTTGGCCAGGCCAGGCCCTAATCAATGGCATTTCACTTTCATTTCGACCGCGTTAATTGAAGCTGGCTAAATAATTGCGAAACTCACCCCTGCAGCGAGGCTACACttgacaaatttaaatgcttaCTCTCAAATTatcatatttaatataaagaaaagctccattaaaaaaaaacatagagtTCCAATGTTTCAAAAGCTAATTTCCCTTGTGGCATTTAAACACtctaaaagaaataaattttcaaatgcatACTTGaccaaatagtttttattttgactaTTAGGGACACACCCTATTTAGCCAATccagaaataaaacaatatagttttttaacaaataatttcataaattatttaaaaattgtacaggaaatttgaaatactgctttataaaagtataaacaatttttaacctAAATTATAGTTTATAGACATTTCAAAAGTGCCATAAGAGTTAGCCAATCCCGAAATAAAATGAGCCCACTTTTCCTGTCTTATTATAGTAAATAGTAGTAGAAAGTAtagttataaataaacaatttcataaattggttttgtgtAATTTGAAATACTGtctaataaaagtaaaaacatgttttaagCTAAATTATAGTTTCAGTCGACAACTTTAAAATGACATAACATTTAGCCAATCCAAAAACTTGTCTTAgcttgttagtttttttttataaataatatcatAAATTGGTTGAGTGTAATGAGGTCGCCCAGTATTTTTCTACAAAGTCTCCACACAGCTGTTGGTGGCTCTGCGCATGACCGGATTGTGTCATTGTCGCAGAGCAACAACATGGAGCATTAGGGTCCAAGCAAAGACCCATCGAATGGAAATTCGATTTGTCAGCTTGGAGGATGTCGGAGGCGGGTTCTGGGCTCAGCAAATCCTCGCCCAGTGGAGTGCGAAGAGTTCGCACCGATCTGAAGACCTCGGAAAATAGATTCCTGGGGAGCCAGCAGCGAACCAGCTCACCGATGACCATCAAACAGCGACATATACACTACCACTATGCGACCTTTATGGCCAGCAGTGCGCCACAGGCCAACGAATCATATCACAGGCACTGCTGGATAccactttttaattaatgtctTATGCTTGTGCATTAACTAATGatgaaatcttttttttacagCGCCCAGCTGCCAGCCCGTGCCACCAGATTGCTGAACCGGTCGCGTCTTCAGGACCAACAGCTCACCGGCAACGATTCGGACAACAGTTTGAGGTCCACGCACAGCGGCGGAGCTTCGGCGGCCGTTGCTGCCCGGAAGAGAAGCACGGCCAACTCTAGGACCTCGTCCGGCTCCACCACCAGTCTGCCCCGCCAGCGgcacctgcagcagcagcacctgGGATTGGGCGGAGGCGGAGCCGGAGCTGGGAGCGGAGCAACTACATCATCCGGAGCAGCCGGACACAGGTGCGCGGGCGAGCTGCACAGCTCGTCGGACGATCTGATGTTGTATGACAAGTCCTTCCGCAATGCCATGATCCAGGATGTGCTGCAGTTCAAGAAGCAGCTGCTGCGACTGCGGCGCATACTTCAGGAGGTAAGTGATGGATGTGGTTAAAATAATTAGAATAAATACAAATCGTAGGCATTCCAAATATTTCTTAGTTacaatttgcagtttttagtattttaaaaataaaatgtaaaacatttctttaaattttctttgactatttttaacaatgattttaatttctaaagtttaatttaaatttaagccatacttaccttaaataaaatgtacttaAACCAATtaggaaatatttaaagggtttattttttactaaattattttaatgttaaatcaTGTATTAATATGCATAGTATTTAATGTTATGATGgcattttgaattcaatagtctgatatttatttttttattgtattttttttttattagtgaagagattttaagattttgttaCAAACATGGattgattatatttaaaacatttttaagactcttactataaaatttatttgtcgttatttgttgaaaagaaataataaaataaaattattaaaaaacgttATTTTAACATTTCGGCGAAATACTTAAAACATTACAATATTGCAATATTTAAGAGTTGGATAACCTAACTGCATCAACATATAATTATAAACTCCACACTTTTGTTATCCATAAAATGAaatcgttttgttttgtaaatttaattgaattaacattttgtatataaaatgctgcctttttattttttgtaaattgtagTCATGTTTTCCTCTACATTTCGTAAATAACGGTTttgacttaaaaattttaaggtaTTTTTAGTTATTACAACGAAATCACTTTTTTTAAGTACGATCATAATTTTCCTTTCAAATGCACTTTTCTTTGCTTACATTTCCATGGCACACCCATCACTCACACTCACCATTCACTTGCACAACTCATAGGAGccagattttgatttaaagcGGGTACGTTGTCGTCGTCTTCGGttcgaatttatttatttgtgccCAGGGCAATTGCTGCAAAGAGTGATGAATGGCAAGTAACCTACTGGTTTTTCATTACTTCTCCGCAGACGGAAACGCTCAATCCTTTCGAGAACGACAACGTTCAGCTGTTCGCCGCCTGCGGACTGGATAGCAAGCAGCTGAATGACATCGATCTGGCCAGCCTCACCTCGTCCACGACGGAGGACCCGCTCCAGGAGCTATCGGATCTACGTAGACAGGTGGTTTACCTTCAGGTATTTGCACGTTTTTTGCATTTCGTTCGCTGTTAAGCCGGAAGAACACAAAAACTGGGTCACAAACCGAACAATTCGGAGCAGGACAAGACTTTTCTATTGCTATTTTACTCTCGCTGTTGTTTTTTGATGTTTCCTAAGCAAATGGATTCTTACTCTATATAGCATGTAACATATCCAGTCATGAAGATTAATATACATATGCTTTTTGTAAATCTATCTTTGAAAACAACacatatatatcatataaatACTGCCATAGTTTTGTGTTGATATGTATTTACATCAAAAGTTAATTTTGCACTTTGACTTGCCACAGAACACAGATCATACAACAACCCAATAAactgataaatatttttttgactaTGAATCAAATGAGCagataataatatttcaaaataccCAAGAAAACCTTAGTGTACCACTGGTCTACCTAATAAAAGTGTCGGCCAAAACCCATCACTATCCCGtgcaaataaaagattttatatttttcaaaacttataaataaaattaatacattCTTATACaggttttaaatgttattttgctaataaaaacaaatttttgataaatcaaattaaaatgcaacttatatattattttataacagatcagcaatataataattataaaa contains the following coding sequences:
- the LOC128258846 gene encoding uncharacterized protein LOC128258846 isoform X13, whose amino-acid sequence is MSEAGSGLSKSSPSGVRRVRTDLKTSENRFLGSQQRTSSPMTIKQRHIHYHYATFMASSAPQANESYHSAQLPARATRLLNRSRLQDQQLTGNDSDNSLRSTHSGGASAAVAARKRSTANSRTSSGSTTSLPRQRHLQQQHLGLGGGGAGAGSGATTSSGAAGHRCAGELHSSSDDLMLYDKSFRNAMIQDVLQFKKQLLRLRRILQETETLNPFENDNVQLFAACGLDSKQLNDIDLASLTSSTTEDPLQELSDLRRQVVYLQGQVDDRDRTIRLQRDLIEQLEAEKRQKASTSTCTSTNGGGGDPGKELISMATQTERTRPLAIGAEGLSRSKPEYTSYTTHFPTLHLHDSTLAATTIIRHHQSSHNQSSHHQSSHNQQQKEQEQKSCPALSQTRRHTIISTTLTNYNQQLAAAFPDTPRRSSIGWDTSTTMTTPNGNAYKPVRITLIGEALPPQNKSSTGSLSSSSSSSSSSTSSLAQNPNVVKMRYPNGCQSVKNGTSAHYQPLYNSNKMTSPTVTIV